From Zingiber officinale cultivar Zhangliang chromosome 5B, Zo_v1.1, whole genome shotgun sequence, the proteins below share one genomic window:
- the LOC121986648 gene encoding uncharacterized GPI-anchored protein At1g61900-like — translation MEAKETNLLPDTSPNSAPQPFIPLLAPSPMAAPFFHNSTPKLSGQCSLNFSAVDNLLRTTAVDCWASFAPFLANVICCPQFEATLVILIGQASKDSGLLALDSVHANYCLSDIQQILESQGVPSDLHDICSIRSSNLSEGSCPINDTIGFESVVDSSKLLAACSKVDAVNECCRQICQSAINEAAKNLVLKDGGLMTNMEINDTTVEYSSTVNSCKSIVLRWLSSRLDSSSAKQVLRGLSNCNVNGGNFTISSSRLFAI, via the exons ATGGAGGCAAAGGAAACAAATTTATTGCCTGATACTTCTCCAAACAGTGCTCCACAACCTTTTATTCCTTTACTTGCTCCTTCCCCTATGGCAGCACCATTTTTCCACAATAGCACTCCAAAATTATCAG GACAATGTTCATTGAACTTTTCTGCAGTTGACAATTTGTTAAGAACAACTGCTGTTGATTGTTGGGCCTCCTTCGCTCCTTTCTTAGCCAATGTTATTTGTTGTCCGCAGTTCGAGGCTACCCTTGTTATTCTAATTGGACAAGCAAGTAAAGATTCAGGTTTACTTGCGTTGGACTCTGTTCATGCAAATTATTGCCTATCAGATATTCAACAGATTCTTGAAAGTCAGGGTGTCCCTAGTGACCTTCATGATATTTGTTCCATCCGCTCTTCTAACCTCTCTGAAGGATCCTGCCCAATTAATGATACCATTGGGTTTGAGAGTGTTGTTGACTCTTCTAAACTCCTTGCTGCATGTTCAAAGGTTGATGCTGTGAATGAATGCTGCAGACAAATCTGTCAAAGTGCCATCAATGAAGCTGCAAAAAACCTTGTCTTGAAGGATGGCGGATTGATGACGAATATGGAAATTAATGATACAACAGTGGAGTATTCATCTACTGTGAACAGCTGTAAAAGCATTGTCCTTAGGTGGCTATCTAGTAGACTTGATTCTTCATCTGCAAAGCAAGTGTTGAGAGGACTATCAAACTGTAATGTCAACGGAGGTA